Genomic segment of Streptomyces sp. NBC_01210:
TCGGGGGCTTCTTCGCCGAGCGCAAGCTCAAGCGCGCGGCCGAGGACGAGGTCATCGCCTCCCGCGCCCGCCGCGAGAGCGCGGTGGAGGCATGATCGTCGCCTTCTCCGTCACTCCATTGGGCGTGGGCGAGGATGTCGGTGAGTATGTCGCCGACGCCGTCCGGGTCGTCCGCGAATCCGGTCTGCCCAACCGCACCGACGCGATGTTCACCTCGATCGAGGGTGACTGGGACGAGGTGATGGACGTCGTCAAGCGTGCCGTCGCCGCGGTCGAGGCCCGCGCGCCGCGCGTCTCCGTCGTCCTCAAGGCCGATATCCGCCCCGGCGTCACCGACGGTCTCCACTCCAAAGTCGAGACCGTCGAACGGCACCTCTCCGTCTGAAGCCGCTCGGATCCCGCGACCGCTCGGATCCCGCGACCGCTCGGATCCCGCAGCCGCTCGCCCGGACGCCTTCATGGCGCCCCGGAGTGCGACACCGCGAGCGCGATGCCCAACGGCGTTCGCTCGTACAGCACCTGGTGACCGTAGCGGTGGGCGGTCAGCAGCCCCGCGTCGCGCAGCACCGACAGATGCGCCGATACGGAGGACGGCGCGAGGCCGAGGAGATGCGCGAGCGCGGTCGTCCCGGCGGGTTCGTCGAGCGCGAGGAACACGGCGGCGCGCTTGGCACCGAGCAGGCGGGCCAGCGCCTCGGACGCGGAGCCCGCGGGCTGTGCCCACAGCGCGCCGATACCGCGTGCGGGGTAGGCGACGGTCGGCTGCCAGGGCGGTTCGAATCCGGTCACGACGTCGGGCCAGCAGAAGACGCTGGGCAACAGCATGAGGCCCTGGCCGCCGAGGTCGCGTACATGGTCGCCGGGCGTGGCCAGGGTCAGAGTGCTGTCGGCCCAGCGCAGTCTGGGGTGGAGATCGGCGAACAGCCCCTCGAGGCCGGTCTCCGCCAACCGCCGCGAATGGAACGCCACATCGGCCTCGAGAAGAGCGCGCAGCCGCGGCCAGTCCGGCTCGACGAGTGCGTGCCAGGCGCACTCCATGGCGTCGGCGAGCTCCTGGACGGCCCGCTCGGGATCGGCGACGAGGGCCCGTCCCTGCGGTGAGTCGGATGCTCCCGGGGTGCAGGAGAGCGCCCACGCCATGTCGTGCCGCGCGGCCTCGGGATCCGCGCGGCGTACGGCGGCGATCTCCTCCTCGAAGGAGGCGGCGGGCCCGATGGGCGGCGGCCCGAGAAAGTCCGGGCTGTGCCCGCGCTGCGGCATCAGCAGCCACAGGGCGGTGAGATCGAGCCTGTCGGCGGCCTGGCGTATCCGGCGCAGCCAGGGCAGGTGATAGCCGTGCCGGTCGGGGCGCTTGAGGATGCGTACGGCGCTCTGAGTCTCCCAGAGGGGCGAGACGGCGAACCGGATCCGCAGCAGATCGGCTTCGCCGAAGTGCATGGAGGACGGCATGATCACCCCGGAAGATTCGGCTGCTGCCGAAAGTCTAGGCCCGGCCGGGAGGGCATCGGCAGGCTGTCGCCCATGCCGAAAGAGAACCTCACGGAGGACCCGCCGCTGCCGCCCCCCGAGGGCGGCCCCCGCCCCGGAGCCGCCGGGCCGGAGAACGGCGTGCCCGGCGCAGTCGTCTCCGCCCCGCCTGAGGCGGGGGAACCGGGACCGGGTGGCGCTGCCGCGCCGGATGGCGAGGGCTTCGCCCTGCCGGAAACGGTCGCGCCCCGCACCAGTCCCGCGAAGGCCGAGCGCCCCGCCCGCGACGGGAGTTCGCGGCACCCGAGCGCCGACGCCGGCCCCGGCTATCGGGCCGTGTTCCAGGTGCGCGAGTTCCGCGCCGTATTCGTCGCACACCTCATGTCGCTCCTCGGCGTCGTCGTCAGCGAGATCGCGCTCACCGTCCTCGTCTACCGGCTCACCGCGTCGCCCCTGCTCAGCTCCCTCACCTTCGCGCTCGGGTTTCTGCCCTACCTCGTCGGCGGGACCCTGCTCGCCGGGGTCGCCGACAAGTACCCGGCCCGGCGGGTGCTCGTCGTGTGCGATCTCCTCTGTGCCGCGTGCGCCGCAGCCATGGTGCTGCCCGTGACGCCCGTCGCCGCGCTGCTCGTACTGCGCTGCTTCATCGCCGCGATCTCACCCGTCTTCAACGGCACCCGTACGGCGACCCTCGCCGACATCCTCGGCGACGGCGACCTCTTCGTTCTGGGCCGCTCGTTGCTGCGCATCGTGTCGCAGAGCGCCGTGCTCACCGGGTTCGGGCTCGGCGGGCTGCTGCTGGCAGTGGTGCC
This window contains:
- a CDS encoding MTH1187 family thiamine-binding protein, with amino-acid sequence MIVAFSVTPLGVGEDVGEYVADAVRVVRESGLPNRTDAMFTSIEGDWDEVMDVVKRAVAAVEARAPRVSVVLKADIRPGVTDGLHSKVETVERHLSV
- a CDS encoding ArsR/SmtB family transcription factor, whose product is MPSSMHFGEADLLRIRFAVSPLWETQSAVRILKRPDRHGYHLPWLRRIRQAADRLDLTALWLLMPQRGHSPDFLGPPPIGPAASFEEEIAAVRRADPEAARHDMAWALSCTPGASDSPQGRALVADPERAVQELADAMECAWHALVEPDWPRLRALLEADVAFHSRRLAETGLEGLFADLHPRLRWADSTLTLATPGDHVRDLGGQGLMLLPSVFCWPDVVTGFEPPWQPTVAYPARGIGALWAQPAGSASEALARLLGAKRAAVFLALDEPAGTTALAHLLGLAPSSVSAHLSVLRDAGLLTAHRYGHQVLYERTPLGIALAVSHSGAP
- a CDS encoding MFS transporter, with amino-acid sequence MPKENLTEDPPLPPPEGGPRPGAAGPENGVPGAVVSAPPEAGEPGPGGAAAPDGEGFALPETVAPRTSPAKAERPARDGSSRHPSADAGPGYRAVFQVREFRAVFVAHLMSLLGVVVSEIALTVLVYRLTASPLLSSLTFALGFLPYLVGGTLLAGVADKYPARRVLVVCDLLCAACAAAMVLPVTPVAALLVLRCFIAAISPVFNGTRTATLADILGDGDLFVLGRSLLRIVSQSAVLTGFGLGGLLLAVVPPRGALTVTVCTFLGSALLLRFGTKRRPARGGDSGALLRSSLSGARQIFADRRLRVLMLLFWVPPMFSVAPEVLATPYADEIGIGPAGLGLLMCALPVGTIAGELYAGSVLGPATRARTALPLAAVTLLPFLAYILTPGLGWALLVLVAAGVGSAYTLGVDRWFIEAVPEELRGRAMTLLTAGLMTIQGVGMALAGFAAEFFSVSTVVAGAGAVGTLSCLLLVAEARRTEVRDGADRHMTSR